One genomic window of Ruminococcus gauvreauii includes the following:
- a CDS encoding IS30 family transposase yields MPLECNNYRKCVFGRQCTLDCPDFSPFRCSRRDRSPGACNGCPDWTRCRFDKFQYAPEDAQMAYRTTLIDSREGVNLTVQEAKAMASVIAPLLKQGQSPYQIVTNHPELGISEKTLYNYIENDVFHEIAGITVLDLRRQVSRRIPKSKSKGYKKRVDRKYLQGRTYKDYKEYISENPDVFVTQMDTVYNDETNGPFLQTFKFVRAGILFAIYHEEKTAIAMKNGIDLLESILGKALFRRYVHVLLTDRGTEFSLAEAMESSPDGTRRTRVYYCDPMQSGQKGTLENKHIELRYILPKGTDLKELGLTGQPALNQILSHVNSAPVELLGGKSPLELTDFMYHDLYEKLSAFGIRQIDKDYVTLKPYLLKNRYR; encoded by the coding sequence ATGCCCCTTGAATGCAATAATTACCGCAAGTGTGTCTTCGGGCGCCAGTGTACTCTCGACTGTCCTGATTTTAGCCCTTTCCGCTGTTCCAGACGCGACCGTTCCCCCGGTGCCTGCAACGGCTGCCCTGACTGGACTCGCTGCAGATTTGATAAATTTCAGTATGCTCCCGAAGATGCACAGATGGCTTACCGCACCACCCTTATTGATTCCCGGGAAGGCGTAAATCTGACCGTGCAGGAAGCAAAAGCCATGGCTTCTGTCATTGCTCCACTGTTAAAGCAGGGACAGTCACCTTATCAGATTGTCACCAACCACCCGGAGCTTGGCATTTCCGAAAAGACTCTTTACAATTACATTGAAAATGATGTCTTTCACGAGATCGCCGGTATCACCGTCCTGGATCTGCGGCGGCAGGTTTCCAGAAGAATTCCCAAAAGCAAATCAAAGGGATATAAAAAACGGGTTGACAGGAAGTATCTGCAGGGCAGAACCTACAAAGACTATAAGGAATACATTTCTGAGAATCCGGATGTCTTTGTCACACAGATGGATACCGTATATAACGATGAGACAAATGGCCCCTTTCTCCAGACCTTCAAGTTTGTAAGGGCTGGCATCCTCTTTGCCATATATCACGAAGAGAAGACTGCCATTGCCATGAAGAACGGCATTGACCTGCTTGAATCCATTCTTGGCAAGGCTTTATTCCGCAGATATGTCCATGTCCTGCTCACGGACAGGGGAACGGAGTTTTCCCTGGCCGAAGCCATGGAGAGCAGTCCGGACGGCACAAGGCGGACACGGGTATATTACTGCGATCCTATGCAGTCTGGTCAGAAAGGGACTTTGGAAAACAAGCACATCGAACTGCGCTACATCCTTCCCAAAGGGACTGATTTAAAGGAACTTGGGCTGACTGGACAGCCAGCCTTAAACCAGATCCTCAGCCATGTCAATTCCGCTCCCGTCGAACTGCTCGGCGGTAAGAGCCCGCTGGAACTTACCGATTTTATGTACCACGACCTTTATGAAAAGCTGTCCGCTTTTGGAATCCGGCAGATTGATAAGGATTACGTAACCCTAAAACCGTATCTGTTGAAGAACAGATACAGATAA
- a CDS encoding S8 family peptidase — MSDQKLENLLNLALEATPKEREESLELDVGYDAEERTWDLIVRYSGTPEELADEVVSFTPLLNNYAIVTIRQSRLGEFSRNPAVEYIEKPKRLYFALDQARTASCVNRVQTGMFDLFGEGIWVACIDSGIDYSHPDFLNSDGTTRIQYLWDQTIPGNPPVGYSLGTEYTKEDIDRALRAGTPAERQEIVPSRDTSGHGTSVMGIAAGNGSASRGIYRGVAPRSGLLVVKLGSPEEDGFPRTTELMQAVDYVIKLAYANRMPLAVNLSFGNAYGSHSGDSLIETYLDAASGVGRNVISVGTGNDAALGGHTSGQLVEGTVRDVQLGIGTYEKALSVQIWKQYEDEVDIVLVHPGGSSFGPIRAAQDAQRLNFPGTQVLFYYGEPNPYSPAQEIYLDFLPLNGYLDSGVWTIRLIPRRIVQGNYDMWLPGGQVIGAATRFYEPTPETTLTIPSTAQRVIAVGAYDSRLLSYAGFSGRGYTRVTNQVKPTLVAPGVNIMAPQAGGGYHSVTGTSFATPFVTGASALLMEWGIVRRNDPYLYSEKVKAYLIRGAKELPGFESFPNPQVGYGALCVRESIPGEKLSSGI, encoded by the coding sequence ATGAGCGATCAAAAACTTGAGAACCTTTTGAATCTTGCACTGGAAGCGACGCCGAAAGAGCGGGAAGAATCGCTGGAACTGGACGTGGGATACGACGCTGAGGAGCGTACCTGGGATCTGATCGTCCGCTACTCGGGAACACCGGAAGAACTTGCTGATGAGGTGGTGTCTTTTACGCCTCTGCTGAACAATTATGCAATTGTTACCATTCGCCAGTCCAGACTGGGGGAATTCTCCCGAAATCCGGCTGTAGAATATATTGAGAAACCAAAACGTCTGTACTTCGCACTGGATCAGGCACGAACAGCCAGCTGTGTCAACCGTGTGCAGACAGGGATGTTCGACTTGTTTGGAGAAGGAATCTGGGTGGCCTGTATTGATTCGGGAATTGATTACAGCCACCCGGATTTTTTGAATTCTGACGGGACCACGCGGATACAGTATCTGTGGGATCAGACGATACCCGGAAATCCGCCCGTTGGGTACAGCCTGGGAACAGAATATACAAAAGAGGACATCGACAGGGCGCTTCGTGCGGGGACACCGGCAGAAAGGCAGGAGATCGTTCCGAGCAGAGATACAAGCGGACACGGGACTTCGGTTATGGGGATTGCCGCCGGAAACGGTTCGGCAAGCCGCGGCATCTACCGGGGAGTGGCGCCGAGGAGCGGATTGCTCGTGGTAAAACTCGGATCACCTGAGGAAGATGGATTCCCCAGGACGACAGAACTGATGCAGGCTGTCGATTATGTGATAAAGCTGGCCTATGCAAACCGTATGCCTCTGGCCGTCAACCTTAGTTTTGGAAATGCATACGGATCTCACAGCGGGGATTCGCTGATCGAGACGTACCTGGATGCCGCGTCCGGTGTAGGGCGAAATGTCATCAGCGTCGGTACAGGAAATGATGCGGCACTTGGAGGACATACGTCCGGGCAGTTAGTGGAGGGCACCGTGCGGGATGTTCAGCTGGGGATAGGTACATACGAGAAGGCGCTCAGTGTTCAGATCTGGAAACAATATGAAGACGAAGTGGACATTGTCCTGGTACACCCCGGGGGCTCCTCCTTTGGCCCGATTCGGGCAGCGCAGGACGCGCAGCGGCTGAATTTCCCCGGCACACAGGTCCTGTTCTATTACGGTGAACCGAACCCGTACAGCCCCGCGCAGGAGATCTATCTGGATTTCCTCCCTCTGAATGGTTACCTGGACAGCGGAGTCTGGACCATCCGTCTGATTCCGAGGAGAATTGTGCAGGGCAATTATGATATGTGGCTGCCGGGCGGGCAGGTGATCGGGGCGGCAACACGTTTCTATGAACCGACACCGGAAACGACGCTGACGATACCGTCCACAGCCCAGCGGGTGATTGCTGTCGGAGCGTATGATTCCAGACTGCTGTCGTATGCCGGATTCTCCGGACGCGGATATACCAGGGTGACAAACCAGGTGAAACCGACGCTTGTCGCGCCGGGCGTCAATATCATGGCCCCGCAGGCGGGAGGGGGATACCACAGCGTGACAGGGACTTCCTTTGCGACGCCATTTGTCACAGGGGCGAGCGCCCTGCTGATGGAATGGGGAATCGTGCGGAGAAATGACCCCTATCTATACAGCGAAAAGGTAAAGGCATACCTGATCAGAGGCGCGAAGGAACTGCCGGGATTTGAGAGCTTTCCGAATCCGCAGGTTGGATATGGGGCGCTGTGCGTGCGGGAGAGTATACCAGGCGAGAAATTATCATCCGGAATTTAA
- a CDS encoding NUDIX hydrolase, whose product MGKIKEIHAKTSNPYVNLYELKAINKKGRDHNYYVASRAKNAEDLKLNTHQNPPDGVVIFSVLRGDADRVVLVRQYRYTLDDYIYEFPAGLVDEGEDYHAAAIRELKEETGLHLDPITSAGDLERPFFTTVGMTDESCATVYGYAQGEISDRFLEPNEEIEVVLADRAEVARILKEENVAIMCAYQLMHFLHDEEPFGFLG is encoded by the coding sequence ATGGGCAAAATAAAGGAAATTCATGCAAAGACATCCAATCCGTATGTCAATCTGTATGAACTGAAGGCAATAAATAAAAAGGGCAGGGATCATAACTACTATGTGGCATCCAGGGCAAAAAATGCAGAAGATCTGAAGCTGAACACCCATCAGAATCCGCCGGACGGTGTTGTGATATTTTCGGTCTTGAGAGGCGATGCGGACCGTGTAGTTCTGGTAAGGCAGTACCGTTACACGCTGGATGATTATATCTATGAGTTTCCGGCGGGACTCGTCGATGAGGGCGAAGATTACCATGCGGCGGCGATCCGGGAGCTGAAAGAGGAGACGGGACTTCATCTTGATCCAATCACATCGGCAGGTGACTTAGAACGCCCGTTTTTTACGACGGTCGGTATGACGGATGAATCCTGTGCAACGGTATACGGATATGCACAGGGGGAGATAAGCGATCGTTTCCTTGAGCCGAACGAGGAGATCGAGGTCGTCCTCGCAGACCGCGCGGAGGTCGCGCGGATCCTGAAGGAAGAAAATGTTGCGATCATGTGTGCGTACCAGCTGATGCATTTTCTGCACGATGAGGAACCGTTTGGATTTCTTGGATAA